In one Acetobacter sp. genomic region, the following are encoded:
- a CDS encoding F0F1 ATP synthase subunit delta: MRPGVLSGLVQDPTGTAHSDAPGERRRKQPTVATAVTSTRSAAQSPVGTGGLAGRYATALYELAADKWKLDEVLPQTDALARLIDESPQFAAVLQDTRLDIRDARKAVLAVIRQQGFGELIINFVGVIADNRRLSRLRQILAAFAAVAAARRGEVSAEIVSAQPLTKAQRAQLQGKLAEAGYSRVVLQEHVDPEILGGLVVRVGPRLVDTSLQSRLVRLHYAMKGAA, from the coding sequence ATGCGACCGGGTGTGCTCTCTGGTCTGGTACAAGACCCGACCGGGACCGCGCATTCCGATGCCCCTGGGGAACGCAGAAGGAAACAGCCGACAGTGGCCACTGCCGTAACAAGTACCCGATCCGCTGCTCAGTCCCCGGTGGGGACAGGTGGCCTCGCCGGGCGGTATGCGACCGCGCTTTATGAGCTTGCCGCTGACAAGTGGAAGCTCGACGAGGTCCTGCCTCAGACTGACGCTCTCGCCAGACTGATCGACGAAAGTCCTCAATTCGCGGCTGTCCTTCAGGACACGCGTCTGGATATCAGGGACGCCCGCAAGGCCGTTCTTGCCGTGATCAGGCAGCAGGGCTTCGGCGAACTGATCATTAATTTCGTAGGTGTGATCGCTGACAACCGTCGGCTTTCCCGCCTTCGCCAGATTCTGGCAGCGTTCGCCGCAGTGGCCGCTGCCCGTCGGGGTGAAGTGTCCGCTGAGATTGTCAGCGCGCAGCCCCTGACGAAAGCGCAGCGTGCCCAGTTGCAGGGCAAGCTCGCCGAGGCCGGTTATTCGCGTGTCGTGCTTCAGGAGCACGTTGATCCCGAGATCCTTGGTGGTCTTGTGGTGCGCGTCGGTCCGCGCCTTGTTGATACCAGCCTGCAATCCCGCCTTGTACGCCTGCATTATGCCATGAAGGGAGCCGCGTGA
- a CDS encoding MFS transporter produces the protein MPPQTARPDTGRHQWLVLASCCLSLLLVMMDVTIVNVVLPSIRQAFGASISGLQWIVDAYTLTVAALLMAAGTLADRFGRKRVFLTGIVIFCGASALCGLALTPTQMIVARILQGVGGAMLNPVALSIIANTFLDPGDRARAIGVWGMMSGVALALGPAVGGFITDALNWRAVFWINVPVGLIALAMTIRFVPESRSPVPARFDPAGQGLIALTSMTLVGALIEGPDFGWCSAPILGFLALSLLSLVAFLTVEQRSTYPMLNLGFFRSIPFASATVLAVLCFAVFSSLLFLGTIYLQDVRGFAPGAAGWKLMPFAVAVVIAAPLSGRLVAARGARVPLMLSGLGLAGGAWMLTRLGADTSSLWLATAYALTGAGFGLCNAPITNAAVSGMPCRQAGLAAAVASTSRQIGAALGVAIAGSVRGAEIVTAGGAEFSASFLHLSYVVCWIAVALGCCVVLVGALATSGYARESAERVAQDFS, from the coding sequence ATGCCCCCGCAAACTGCTCGACCGGATACAGGAAGACACCAGTGGCTTGTGCTGGCGTCCTGCTGTCTCAGCCTGCTGCTGGTCATGATGGATGTGACCATCGTCAATGTGGTCCTGCCTTCCATAAGGCAGGCTTTCGGGGCCAGCATCTCCGGTCTGCAATGGATTGTTGATGCCTACACGCTGACGGTCGCGGCCCTGCTGATGGCGGCGGGTACTCTGGCGGACCGCTTCGGGCGAAAGCGGGTCTTTCTGACGGGAATCGTGATTTTCTGTGGGGCGTCCGCTCTTTGCGGGCTGGCCCTCACGCCGACCCAGATGATCGTGGCAAGGATTCTTCAGGGAGTCGGCGGCGCCATGCTGAATCCTGTGGCTCTCTCGATTATCGCCAATACATTTCTGGACCCCGGCGATCGAGCCCGCGCGATCGGAGTGTGGGGCATGATGTCCGGTGTCGCTCTTGCGCTTGGGCCTGCTGTTGGCGGGTTTATCACCGACGCCCTGAACTGGCGCGCCGTATTCTGGATCAACGTGCCTGTCGGACTGATCGCGCTCGCGATGACGATCCGCTTCGTACCCGAATCGCGTTCACCGGTTCCGGCGCGATTCGATCCTGCCGGACAGGGTTTGATCGCCCTGACGAGCATGACATTGGTGGGCGCGCTGATCGAAGGGCCGGATTTCGGCTGGTGCAGTGCTCCGATTCTGGGGTTTCTGGCCTTGTCCCTGCTGTCGCTGGTCGCATTTCTCACCGTCGAGCAACGCAGCACGTACCCCATGCTGAATCTTGGATTCTTCCGTTCCATTCCTTTTGCGTCAGCTACCGTGCTGGCGGTGCTTTGTTTCGCGGTTTTTTCATCCCTGCTGTTTCTGGGCACCATCTATCTTCAGGATGTAAGGGGATTCGCACCCGGAGCCGCAGGGTGGAAACTGATGCCCTTCGCTGTGGCTGTGGTGATCGCAGCCCCGCTTTCCGGACGGCTGGTGGCGGCGCGCGGCGCGCGGGTTCCGCTGATGCTGTCTGGTCTGGGTCTGGCTGGTGGGGCGTGGATGCTGACGAGGCTGGGAGCGGATACGTCGTCGCTCTGGCTGGCAACGGCGTACGCGCTCACGGGTGCGGGATTCGGTCTCTGCAACGCGCCGATCACCAATGCCGCGGTCTCTGGAATGCCGTGCCGACAGGCAGGTCTGGCCGCAGCGGTGGCCTCCACGAGTCGGCAGATTGGAGCCGCGCTGGGGGTGGCGATAGCGGGTAGTGTGCGTGGCGCGGAGATCGTGACGGCGGGTGGGGCCGAGTTTTCCGCCTCATTTCTGCATCTTAGCTATGTCGTCTGCTGGATTGCTGTGGCGCTCGGATGCTGTGTGGTGCTGGTGGGGGCGCTTGCGACAAGCGGCTATGCCCGTGAAAGCGCGGAGCGTGTGGCTCAGGACTTTTCATGA
- the secE gene encoding preprotein translocase subunit SecE has translation MSASPVKFLRDVEAEAKKVTWPSRKATLVTTGAVLAMATLASIFFFVVDQAIGLGVRELFGLGG, from the coding sequence GTGTCAGCCAGTCCAGTCAAATTCCTCCGGGATGTAGAAGCCGAGGCCAAAAAGGTCACCTGGCCGTCACGGAAAGCGACGCTGGTGACAACGGGAGCCGTGCTCGCGATGGCTACGCTCGCTTCAATTTTCTTTTTCGTCGTCGATCAGGCTATCGGACTCGGCGTGCGAGAACTTTTCGGGCTGGGAGGCTAG
- the nusG gene encoding transcription termination/antitermination protein NusG, with translation MAKRWYVVHVYSGFEKKIATQIMEEAAQKGLSDHIEQVLVPSEEVVEIRRGQKVNSERKFFPGYILVNMELTDDAWHLVKDTPRVTGFLGSKTRPSPIPAAEAERIMKQAQEGVERPRSSVTFEVGEQVRVADGPFTSFNGVVEEVDEEKQRLKVSVSIFGRSTPVDLDYGQVEKL, from the coding sequence ATGGCCAAGCGGTGGTACGTCGTTCACGTCTATTCGGGTTTCGAGAAGAAAATCGCCACCCAGATCATGGAAGAGGCTGCCCAGAAAGGGCTGTCCGACCATATTGAGCAGGTTCTCGTCCCTTCCGAGGAAGTGGTGGAGATCCGTCGTGGCCAGAAGGTCAACTCCGAGCGCAAGTTCTTCCCCGGATATATTCTGGTGAACATGGAGCTCACGGATGATGCATGGCATCTGGTGAAAGACACTCCCCGAGTGACCGGGTTCCTTGGCTCCAAGACCCGTCCGAGCCCCATCCCCGCGGCGGAAGCCGAGCGGATCATGAAACAGGCTCAGGAAGGCGTCGAGCGTCCGCGCTCCTCCGTCACCTTCGAGGTTGGCGAGCAGGTCCGCGTCGCGGACGGTCCGTTCACCTCGTTCAACGGTGTCGTCGAGGAAGTCGACGAAGAGAAACAGCGCCTCAAGGTCAGCGTTTCAATCTTCGGTCGCTCCACCCCGGTCGATCTGGATTACGGGCAGGTCGAGAAGCTCTGA